Below is a window of Rhea pennata isolate bPtePen1 chromosome 2, bPtePen1.pri, whole genome shotgun sequence DNA.
cttttccttgctgtaAAACCAGGATCTGGCTTGGTTGGTGAAGAGGCTTCAGGAAAGGATGGCAGCAGGACAAGCTCTTTGCCTAAATGTTGGAGTGAGTAGATAGCATGTACAGTACAGCCCAAGCTTTGACAAAAAGCTGGATGGCCCAGGGGGAGGGGATGCACAAGCAAGGCAATGCAAAGAAGATGGGATAAAACAGGGGTGACTTTATACAGGTACTGTTAGCTTTGGCAtgcattaaagaaaactgttttgataCTAGAAGCTTGAAAGGTTCAGTAAACTTGTCACTATTAAAGATTAGGGCATTGTGGGCCACTTAACACCTGTCTTGCTTTTAATGTGACATGCGCACAGATACAGTGGAGTAGAAAGCAATCATCTGAGCAGTCTTTATACAGTTAGTGTATATCATACAGACTCACCTTTTGCCGCTTAGGATTAAACTGCTTTCCCCACTATTGTGAATAGAGAGGTAGTTTAGTTTGAAAACTGAGGTTCTGTGTATTAATtgcatctttatttctttcagatttcacaTTTCAAGCACTTGCAAGGAACTGCAAACGTACATTCATGCTATATCTGATGCTCGGTGTGCATTTGACATGGCTGTGAGTAGATAAACGTGTGCAAGTGCTTCAGTAGAGGATTGGTTCTATTCTAATCATGCCAACAAGCCAActacatttctaaaatacattgtGTTAGTGTAGGAAACTGATCTTTAGTAATTGGCAGAGTACTCCTAAGATGTGTGGCAGAGGCTGAACAAAGTTCACAATTCTAGTGCTggacaaaaaaacaaattaacagaAAAGCTAATGAATACTGTCCCACTGATAGGCAGTAGCTTAGTATGCAAGTAGTTATAAAGCAGTAAACATTTACAGACACCATAGGGGAAAAGTGTCAGTATTgtcaaaaagaatgaaaatatacttGCCAAGATGACCTATGTCCaatgaagaataaaactgaACGCTTTAACAGCTGCTACTTAGTATttactttcaaatgaaaatagttttccaCTTCTGTTAAAAGCTTCTTGAAATTTAAGTCTCAATCATATAAATACACAGCTTTAAGTTGTATTAAAATGTTAAGTATTTGTATCTTGGTATTTATGTTGATAGAAATATTAACTTGTGACTTAGGTTATTTCTTACAATGCTTAGGTAGTAAAGATTTCACTTTTGGGGTAAAGTGGAATGGATTTCTTTTTGGATACTTAAGATGACTCATTTAAATGCATTGCCTGTTCTATATGTAGTTCCCATATCACAATCAAATCTATTTGAAAACATCTCAGCAGATAAATGAGAAGCTTACAAACCAAATATAGAAGAAATCAAGTAAACTATTGTCCTTATTGCAGTTCGTGCATTAACTATGACTGGTTACACATGAAGAGCGACATAACTGAATTCTCACATTAGTACAAATGCAATCTGGCAGTCTTGTTACATAAGTGCTGTCTCAATGACCTGCTTTGTACATACCTGTAAACtccaaaaaaattactttgtcaCAATGCACCACATCAGGTAGCAAGTACTGCCTGAATATAACAATTAGTGGAAAATAAGAGTTGAGATTGCAGTAGGACTTTTACTGCAGATTTTGTGTAACCAGCCTCTGATATCCCAATACTATTACTACTAGTGCGGGAATACTAATTTTTGCTGTGATGTAACTCCCTCACTAGACTATCCTTTGCTAAATATATGCAAAAGTATAAGCTTACAGAAAATTACTACAGTAAGGAGCAGCAAAAATACTTCTACAGTTGTATTTGTATATGTACTTAAGTTCTGCTTGTGCATTTTTAGGAAGAATTTGGCTTTAAGATGAACATACTGGATATTGGTGGGGGCTTCACGGGTTCTGAACTTCAGCTGGAAGAGGTATGTTGAAAACTCAGATAAAGTTATGTTTAACCTTTTAATTCCAATTAACATGGatagataaaattttaaattctagAATAATTGCATATCTGTAAGATCCAAATAATTGGTTTTATATTCTGTCATGGTTAGTGCAGTGACTTGGAGATTGTTATTCTTTAATTCTGTTCATATAGGATGAATGTTGTCTTAAGTTATGGTCTCGGGCTAAATTACTGCTGTTAAGGTGGCTTAAACTAACTTTTGCAGTTGACTTGTGCTCTGCTGCGTTGTTTGAGCCATGAATCATTAGTGTACTTTGGTTCATAAATCATATTGCTACTGTACTGTCATTCTTGGTACTTTAGACCTGAAGACAAAAAGCTTTGCCCTTATCTCTACATTGGTTAGCCTTAAAACTTTCATAATTGGTTTGGCATAAGCTATTTTTAGTATGGAGTACTACATAATAGTTTAAATTATTCTCTTCTGTGTTGTCTTTAAGACAAACTCAAAAGTAGGACAGTCAACTTATTCAGTAAAGTTACGAtaataaaaagtttttgttaGTTCCAACTATTGTCTAAATTGCTTGTTAACCTTGAAGCAAATATTTGGCTTAAGATTTGAGAAATTCAGTGATAACCaatattaaattcattttctagtgTGAAATTATTCAGAACTGATCACAACAAGCCCTTTCCTTGGTCCTGTGGGTTCATACATAATTTTACATCATAATGGGCTAGAAAAACTTGAAGTTACTTGCCTAATCTTGTGTACCACAACTTGAGCTTTGTTTGGAAGCAGGGACTGCATCGTGCTCAGACTCATGGTTTCAGTCTTTGGTGTTTAACTGAACATTCTGCTTTCAACTGCTTTTGAATTTTGGACCTGATGAGGGCACTTCTTAAAGAACAGAGGAGTAAAAAGCTTGTGGCATGCTTACTAGAACTGTGTATTCCTGACAGGAAACTTGGGATGTCCAAACTGTCAGTCAAACATCTATTtcaagaaatacatatatttcaaTGGAATGAGTTTTATAAATCTAATCTGATTTCAATTTTGTAGGTTAATCATGTCATCAGGCCACTGCTAGATGTCTATTTTCCTAAGGAATCTGGTGTTAATGTGATTGCGGAGCCTGGATGTTACTatgtttcttctgcatttaCACTAGCAGTTAATGTCATTGCAAAGAAAACTGATAAACTTCTTCCTTCTGGGGGTAAGCGATGTATGCACCTTTCACATGCTATGAATCAGTGCAGATAAGTGCCCATTTACTTCAATCAGGATGGACTAGTTTGCcattgtgtgtgtatatataatacatgCCATATGTTTAAGTTGCAATCCACCTTTAGGGTTCTAACCattctctgtgcatttttttccttgtaacaACTGtttgatgtttgtttttatttccttattagGCTTGACTTCAGTAACTTACATTGCAAGCATAACCCTATGTTATGTGGTTTACAGAAAATTTATTAGAAGGATCTGTATTGAAGAATGTGGGAGAAAGCAGCTAGTCTGTATGCTAAAGTAAATACTAGATTTATATTCTTGATGATTGTTACTGAAAAGTTAATTTATTAAGCATTTGCATTTAATGATGCATCTAAACTGATGATCTGGTCTCATAGTCATCACTCTGCTCATAATTTCAGTGTGTATATGgcatatttcagtattttcaggagAAAGGTGTTGACTTGAGTTAGATTGCAAAAGGAATGCTTATTTACTtgagcaaaaccaaacaaaacatgcaagacatcttttcttccttccagtgGAGCAAACCAGGAATGATGATGAACCAGTATTTACCTATTACATAAATGATGGTGTTTATGGTTCTTTTGCAAGTAAATTGTCTGAGAAACTGAATACTATTCCGGAGGTTCACAAGGtgagttctttatttttcaatgaaGTTAAATAATTATCCTTATATATACTTgaattttttccaaaacaaatgtCTGATTTGTCTGGATCATTGCCATGTAGAAATACAAGGAAGATGAGCCTCTGTTCACAAGCAGCCTTTGGGGTCCATCCTGTGATGAGCTTGATCAAATTGTGGAAAGCTGTCTTCTTCCTGAGTTGAGCGTTGGAGATTGGCTGATCTTCGATAATATGGGTTCTGGTACCTTAGGTGAACAGTCTACTTTTAATGACTATCAGAGGCCACTGATTTACTACATGATGTCTTTCAGTGACTGGTAAGAAAATTGTATTAATATGTGAGGTTGTTTTTATTCCCTTCAAGAATGCACATACAGCCAAATAAATGAAGTTTCTGATGGCAAGTACAAGAAGATGCCAGtgtttgatttaaaatgaatgttggGCAGAAGAACtcttttgggtttgttttgttgttgctatGCTCTGACTTCACTAAGATTAAAATGAGAATTGTGATAGACCCCGTGCTTTAGGGGTGACAAAGTGAAGTTCCTAATGTGAATTGTGAGTTCAGTGATACTTGTTCACAATTTGTACCCTTTTGCTACTTAATGTTGACTTAGGTTTCTTAATAGGAGTCATTGCAACTTGCAACTATGATGCCAATATTGTATGcaggcaggaaaggaaaatgttggTGACAGTTGAGTAATACCTAAGTAGCAGAGGCACTAAGCCTCCACTGATGGAGAGTCACAGCCTATGTCTGTCAAATATGGACATAGTTGATTCTCCATTGGTGCTGAGACTAAGGCTGCCCTAGTGTAGGGGGCAGTAGGCTTCAAATGCTAAAGTCAATGCTGATTTCTAGTGTTAAATTGTATGAGGACTTTTGATTAACTTGCCCTTTCTGCTGTAGGGATGAAATGCAAGATGCTGGAATTACTTCAGACACATTGatgaagaatttcttctttgtgcCTTCTGGCATTCAGCTGAGTTCAGAAGACCGCTTTTCCACTGCAGCTTAAACAGGCATTAACGCTTCATTTAGACCTGCAGTTGCAAGTCTGTAGTTTGTCTGGTCAGCATTCCAATGTGGAAGAAATGGAACAATCTTGAATTCAATTCATTCTCttcaaaacttgaaaaaatagtaatagCTAATTGGGACCAGGCAAAACCAGCTACAGCTACAATTCACCAGGATGTGTGGGAGGGTTAGATAATGGCATCCAAATTTAAACTTAAGTTTGTTCAACCCCGAGCGTTTAAATATGCAACAAAATGGATGACTTAGTGGAGATGGAAACCCATCACTTGGGTTCTTCAACAGTTTACATACAAGTACACAGTTTTTATACTAAGGATTCCTGTTAGAAAAGTCTTGTAAAGTTATTGTCTTTTGCCCAGATATCAGATGTCAGTGGGAGACCGGTGTGACTTCATTAGATGTTTAGTGTATTTAGAATGTGTAAATTTGTGCTTTGAACTGTAgtttaataaatgtaaaattgCATCATAGTATTTGTTGTATTTGACCCTTGATGTACCCCGTGTATGATTGCAATAAAACTTTGTGtagattttactgttttttcaggCTAACTTTGGGAGGGGCTAGGCAGAAGAGGTAGCTATAAAATAGGTGTATACATGATTATTTTAAGCCTTCTTTTGTCTAGCCCATTGCTTCAATTTTAAGTTAGTAAAATATTAagtaatgaataatttaaattagttttaaacCTGTGTTAAGGTCAGATAAGCTCCTGGAAGGTTGAAATGCAGTTTGTAGTATTTCTTAGAGTATGACCTTAGTTTACCAGTTCTAACACTAAAAATAGCAAACCTGCAATAGATAGATGTACACAGAAGTAGTCTTATAGCTAGTGTGCATGTAGTGATCCCATTGCAGCATGGGTTAATACAGCTCTGCTGGTTGTTGCAGAACCtttagcttgtttttcttcctttggtgGGGTTTATTGAAGAGTCAACTTCAACTAGTTCTGTATAGTGCAAACTTGTAACAGAAGGGCTATGTGTCTTCAGAAACCTCAGTGCTCTCTTTCACTGTACTTTAAATATATCCACAGAGGTGAAGCACGCTACCAGAAGTGTGTACTCTTAACTGCACTAACAACTCCGCTGAAACTGTTCGGTGGATTTGCTTGTTCTGTTGTTGGAACCTCTTAAGTTCTTCTAGGTCCTTTTCttactttctcattttaactTAATCTCCCCAACTTGAAGGTTGAGGGCAGGGGGAAGCCTgttaagattttgaaattatgTACTATGTTCTGGATCCTGTAATCAAAAGGGGATTGCTTCTAACACGTGGAAGTGGAATTTCTACCTCCTGGTTACAAGTGTATCTTACATAAGTGCCAACTGGTAGGAAATCTTAACTTTCAGTTCCGTAAGGCAAAGACTTCATAAAACTTGATGCACTTTTACTCAAAAGTGGAGAAGGTTCATCATGGaataagctttttaattttaactcaACCACTGACAGCTTGTCAGATTTACAAGCCAACCTAAGTGGTGGCTTGTTTTGAAGATCAGGtctaagaaatatttatcattaGAAATAAATGAGGAATGAAAAAGGGAGTAATGATTGTGGAAAACTTGGTGTATGAAGTCTAGTTATTATCAATCTCTGCTTCAAGAAGTCATATGCTTAAGTCTACCAGCTGAAGTCTTCTAGATCCTACAAGGCATATTTAGACTGAGGTTTTTGACTATAAAATACCACTCCGGTTGCCTCAGATAATTCAATGGGATTATGTTGTGCAGTCTAAATTTGGAGAGTTGTTTTCTGTTAACTTGCAAATCAGttataaaggatttttttcaagtgataCAGCAGTCACAGTAGAAATGTCCATTGTACTTGAAGACAAGTTTGCCATTAAAACCAACCTGAAGTTTGAACACaatatgtatttcagtttgatttGCTGTAAGTGTTGCTACTTGTTTATATTGTATTTGCAATTCAGaaattgaaaatgtaaatgctaAGTGATTTCTATATAATACATTGAACTGTAATGTAGCTTTGTTATGCTCAATACACACCTGTAACTACCTTCTTTGCTGAGGACACTGCTCTTGCAGACCTTCTGGTATATTTAATTGTAACTGTAGTGGCAGGAATTTCTTTTATACTGTTACATGCAAGCATACAATGGTGCATAATCTACTTTTCTTGCCTAAAAAAACTCCATCTCTTTTTAATAAGAACTACCCTGATATGGTCCTTTGATCTGTGCATACCATTTCTCAAGGAAAACCCAGGGTTGTAACTTGACAGTACTGTTGCTAATGCTCTGGCAGTTACGGCCCCAGAGTAGTAGAAAAACACCCCATTTCCCTTGTCACAGTCACAGCTGACTGACTTTGGCTGAGAGTGCCCTGGATCCGTCATGGGATGTTTTGCCATTTTGGACATACTCTAACCCTCTTTGCCGCTTTCTAGGGGCGGGGAGGCAGTGGACTCTATACAGCCTACTCCTAAGCACATTAACACAGAACTGAATCCagtgtttaagaaaaataaagtgtctccccccccacacacacacacaccaaggAAGCAGTTGCTTTAAAAGCCAGCATGaagcagaaattatttgtaGCACCACTCCTGGGAAAACACCTGATACTTTTATAGCTGGGTAACTAGTGTTTGCTAGTCTAATGCCTGATCTTGATGAGCTTAGGTTTGCTCTTTCACTCCTGACCATGTGTGGCACAGAACAGATGTTCGGTCTTGTTCTTGCTTGGAGGGTAGAGTGGTGGCGCTCTTGAGGGTGTTTGCATGGTTTAAAAGCAAGGACACCCATGTAGGTAGGTTGTTCTGTAACTACAGCAACTCAGTGGTGCTGTATCTAGCTCAGAGGAGGGGAGTAGCAGGCCTGGGGTGCTGGTTATGCCAAGTAGTGCCAAACACTGCCAGGagctatgagaaaaaaaacaggttatTAAGACTGATTTGTCTCAACTGGTTTGACAAGTGGTGGAGGAAAAACTTCATCTGTTCATTCAGTGGAAGAACAGCTTTCCTGTGCTAGACACCTACAGCTTGCTCTTCCTTGCTGGAAACTCGGTATGctgatttttaactttctgaTTGTTGTCTgaacttttctttcccttaaaaTTGAAAATTGCAGTGGTGGTAATGGGAGCCCTAAGGGAATGCGTGTGAACTTGCAGAGCAAGGCTGCACTTCTAATATTGCTGGGCTGTTTACTGAAAGACAAATGCATGCCTGTCTGCCCTGATGACCTAGCAGACAGGGTGGTAGTGGAAGTGGTAACAGTGCAAAATTAATATGGAACCCTTTAATAAAAGATTATATTCTTACAGTAACAagcttttttcacattttaatctCTTTGCAGCTGTATGGTTTTTAATAAGATATATTAATAGGATTACCCAGCCAGATACCTAGGACAAAGCTAATTATGCTTGTCAGTGTAAGTTGGGAGAGCTTTCAGGAAGGCTGCTTCCTGGGATCTCTGAGACTGGGCAGACTGCTGTTCCAGATGTTTTTTCTCTGGAGACCATATGTTGCTGTTCCCCTTGACGGGAGTTGCTGCAGTATGGCAGCAGTGCAGGCTGCAACCTCTGAAATGTGTGTGATGGCAGCTGTCCATTATACCACTTTAATTTGGAACAGATAGTATTGAacaaaaatggtattttttgcTATCAAGTCCAGGAATTTCTAATGGTCTTTGAGTACCAGGCAGTTTCGGATCCTGGTCGTAGTATTTTGTACATCTACTCAAGCTCTGACCAACAGAATGTCCATCGTACTGTTAAGAAAACCACTCACTCTTGTCTCAAATCTATTACACTTCTCGTTAAAATATCTGCTGTTAAGAGGTCACATAGTAGTGCTGGGGGCAAATTGCTGCTGTCTAGGCCATGAGTTTGCTATCTTTGGCCTCAGGTCTCCACACAGCAAGGAATGTACAAGTGACTTCTAAGTTTTGTTGCTCCTGAGAACCGAAACATCCAAACCTGCTTAGGGTGGAAAAACAGTGGAGCTTTTTCAGGAAGCGTAGGATAGGtcaaagcatttctgcttgCTAAAACGCTTTCAGAAACAACTGTTAGCGCTGAAGTTGAACATGCTACATCTGGTGCCCACTTACTACGGAGCTTATggcctgtttttctgtttgctttcacaTGAAGAGAAATGGGCAATAATTTAGTGTATAAAGCTCTTTAACCTAACTTCTTGGGTTAAATTGAAGGTTTTGAAACATCCATGAGAGTGCTCTGCTACGTGGTTCTTGGGTTCTTGCCTGAGGCAGCGCTGCGTTGCTGGCCGTGCGCGCGGGGAAGGAGGTGGGACAGCGCAGCCTGCTCCGCGGTGGGCCGCCTGCCCGGAGCTGCGCAGAGCAGAGGAGCGGCGTGGGGGCTGGCGCTGCTCATCGTGCCACCCTGTGAGTTCCCTTCAATAAAACCCGCTTGGAGGCACCTGCTGTAGGACGCTGCTGCTGggccgcagcgccgggggcaCGCTGGtctgggggcggcggggccgggctgcgcaAACCCGCGCCCGCGCGCTCGGCCGCGTAACTCTGAGCCGACTGGGAACAGAAATCGCCCGTGAGCGGCTTCGCGCGATTCAGCGCTGCCTGGGCGGGCCGTGGGGGCGAACTGCAGCGCCCGGAAAACCGCAGCCGAGGCCTTTAGCCCGGGCAGCGCTGCGTGTGGGACGGCGGCCGTCGGGATCTGGCGCACGCGGCCGGGCGAAGTGAGaaggggcggcgcgggggcccggggcagcgcgggggcccggggcgccgccgcccgcccgcccgcccgctcctcTCCCCGCCGCTCTCCACTAGAGGCCCCAGTCCTCCTTGCGCTGCCTCAGCGCGGCACCAGGCTCCGGGGCCGCCGCCGAGGCCGCGCGCGGTGCTCCGCTGAGAGCGAAAGCCCTGCAGATCTACCAGGACCCAAATTCCGGCTTGGTTAAGCGCCTCGCCCAGGCTCACCGGGGACGGCTACGTGCCCGCGCTTCCCGAAGAGCCCGGCGCTCCGGCCCCTAGCGCCGGCCCGGGGCCGTCCGGGGGATTTGGCAGCGAGGCGGGCAACAGCAGCCGGGGCGAGGGGGGTGAGGCAGGCACGGAAAAACGTTGTGCTCTGTATCGCGCTCGCTGCTTGAGCCCGACCTCTGATCCTGGCACCGACGCCTCTCCCGCGGTCTGCTTGGCGGCCGCCTCGAGCCGCCCTCCCGgcccgcgctgccggcggcggcaggggcgCTGCgcgcccagcccagcccagcccgcACCCCTAACCCCCGAGCCTGGCCGCGGTCTCGGCAGGCACCGTCCGCACCACGGGCCCGCGGTGAGCGCGCGGGCAAACGCGCACGAGTAcgttaaaaaaagcaaaagaaaaggaaaaaaaaaaaaaaaaggcaagcatcTGGTTTCATCACTAAGTTTgcaaggaaaggagaacaaGCTGATACTGCACTGGAGTTCcttcttttctcacttttgcCTTCCCAGCCCCCCGAGGGTACCCGCTCCACTCTTCTGCACCCGCGTGGCCAGGCCGCTGGCGGGGTCCCCAGCCGAGACCAGCTCCCCCTTCCCAGCCCTCCCACCCACAACCAGCCCCTGGCTCCTCCTGAACATGGTGAAAACCAGGCCACGTCCTCCCTGTCCTCTCTCATCACTATCTTCCCGCTTGCACAGATTGCAACctacacacactttttttcacATGCTATGACAGGTCTCATAAAATTCAAATACGGGAAGCAGTTTAGCCTTATTAGCCGAGCGttgcaacaggttgcccagagaggtgctGCAGCCTCCGTCCTTGGAGGGTCTTCAAGACCCAGCTGTACCGGGGGGGCCTCCCGCCGCTTCCAGCTGTTGAACTAAGCTGCCCTAAGACGTTCGAGAGACGGACGAGCAGCACATACGTCTCCGCCCCCAGTTTGCCTTGGACCCAAGGCGCTGAAGCTCGGTTGCTTCTCCATAGTAACGTCGCCAGCGGGAGCCGCAGCCCCGCGAGCGGTTTCAAGGTCGGCGGCACGGCCTCCGCCGTCGGCGGCTCTCGGCgtgccgggcgccccgcgcagcTCCTGCCCGCGTACCGTGTCCGTGCCGCTACGCCCGCTCCGAG
It encodes the following:
- the AZIN1 gene encoding antizyme inhibitor 1 isoform X2, with protein sequence MAPIKPFYSVKCNSTPGVLEILGTLGIGFACSNKSEMALIQDLGISPENIIYTNPCKQASQIKYAAKAGINIMTCDNDIELKKIARSHPNAKLLLHIATEDITADEEMNMKFGTTLKNCRHLMECAKEFGIQIVGVKFHISSTCKELQTYIHAISDARCAFDMAEEFGFKMNILDIGGGFTGSELQLEEVNHVIRPLLDVYFPKESGVNVIAEPGCYYVSSAFTLAVNVIAKKTDKLLPSGVEQTRNDDEPVFTYYINDGVYGSFASKLSEKLNTIPEVHKKYKEDEPLFTSSLWGPSCDELDQIVESCLLPELSVGDWLIFDNMGSGTLGEQSTFNDYQRPLIYYMMSFSDWDEMQDAGITSDTLMKNFFFVPSGIQLSSEDRFSTAA
- the AZIN1 gene encoding antizyme inhibitor 1 isoform X1 is translated as MKGFLEDANYSIGLLDEGATLADVIDNCIYEHTQTGKRAFYVGDLGKLVKKNIQWQNVMAPIKPFYSVKCNSTPGVLEILGTLGIGFACSNKSEMALIQDLGISPENIIYTNPCKQASQIKYAAKAGINIMTCDNDIELKKIARSHPNAKLLLHIATEDITADEEMNMKFGTTLKNCRHLMECAKEFGIQIVGVKFHISSTCKELQTYIHAISDARCAFDMAEEFGFKMNILDIGGGFTGSELQLEEVNHVIRPLLDVYFPKESGVNVIAEPGCYYVSSAFTLAVNVIAKKTDKLLPSGVEQTRNDDEPVFTYYINDGVYGSFASKLSEKLNTIPEVHKKYKEDEPLFTSSLWGPSCDELDQIVESCLLPELSVGDWLIFDNMGSGTLGEQSTFNDYQRPLIYYMMSFSDWDEMQDAGITSDTLMKNFFFVPSGIQLSSEDRFSTAA